ACGATCATCCGCGAGACCGAGGCGGGCACGACGGTCGGCCCCGACAGCGTCGGCTATCGGCTTCCTCAGGAGGGCCTGGCTTTCGGAGGAAGCACCCTCACGGCCACCGACATCGCCCTCGCGATCGGCGGGGCCGGGATCGACGGTCTCGAGGCTCCCGCGGTTCCTGAGACGGTCGGCGCCGCGGCCTGGAGTGCGATGCGCGAGATCCTCGAGGACTCGATCGACCGGATGAAGCCGAACGCCGCACCGGTCCCGGTCATCCTGGTCGGGGGTGGCGGCATCATCGCTCCGACCGAGCTCGACGGGGTCGCCGAACTGATCCGCCCCGACCATTTCGGCGCGGCGAACGCAGTGGGCGCGGCCCTCGGCGAGGTCGCCGGGCAGGTCGAGAAGATCTACCGGGTCGACCCGTCCGACCAACGGGCCTCGCGCGCAGATGCCGCCGCCGAGGCGACCGAGCGCGCGCGGCTCGCGGGCGCGGACCCGGCGACGATCGAGGTCGTCGCGGTGGAGGAGCTGCCGGTGGCCTACTCCGACGGTACAGCCGTGCTCATCCGTGCCAGAGCGGTCGGTCGCCTGGCGGCCTGAGACGAGCAGCGCCGGCGCGCGTTGTACGATCGCGGCATGACGAAGAGCACGTTCAAGCCGGGTGACGACGTCGTCACTCCTCGTTCACGGGGAAAGATCATCGACGTCCGCGCCACACCGTCGGGGCAGTTCATCTTCGGCATCGAGGAGGAGACGGGGGAAGTCACCTACTTCACCCCCAAGGCCCTGCAGCACGCCTGAGGAACTCCTCCGCTCCTCGGGAAGCGGCGAACCGCCGGATGCGGTGAGCGGGGCTACCGCCCGTCATAGGTGCGTGCTTGCATGGGGCACATGGAGCAGGACGCGAAGCTGCGCGGCGAGACGAGGGCGGTCTGGGCGACCGTCATCTGCTTCGGGGTCGGCACGGCGGTCGCCGTGCTCATCCTGGCCGGTGACGCGCGCCCGCTCACGGGGGAGGGCGCACTCGCGATGCCGGCCGCCGTCATCGCGGGCGTGATCGCCTCCGCCGCCTTCCTCGCGAGCACGCTGATGCACCGCCGCGGTGAGACGAGGTCGATGCCGCGCTGGCAGGCGGTGATCTCCGACCTCTCGACGGGCGCCCTCACCGTGGCGTTCGGCGCCGTCACGATGATGGGAGTGCTGCTCGCCTCCGAGGTGTTGGCTGCCGGTCTCCAAGGGCTGCAGCTCGCGGCGCTCGGCGGAGGGCTCCTGACGGGGGTGGTCTCGGCTGTCGGTGGGCGCTTCGCGTTCGGAGCCGGTGTCGGCCTGCGCACAGCCGACCTCGCCGCGCTGCTGTTCGGCTTCCTCGTGATCGGCACGCTGTTCGCCATGGTGACCGCGGACGACCCGCGCTGGTGGGAGCAGAATTTCTCGCAGCTGGGCTCCGGGTCGTGGGCGTTCAACGGCACCCTCGTCGTGGCAGGTCTGCTCGTTGCGACCGTCGGTTCGTACATCGGGCGCGACCTGCACCGTCTGCGCGGCGACGGGGTCCTCTCCCGCATCGCCGTCGTCGTCGCGCTGTGGGCGGCGACCGGCGTCGCGCTCGCCGCGGTCGGGCTGCTGCCGCTGAACCGGGTGCCGATCCCGCATGACATCGCCGCCTTCGCGACGCTCGTGCTGTTCGCCGTGGCGGCCGCGACCACCGTGACCTCGATTCCCGGACACCCTCGTGCGCTCCTGGTCACCTCGGTCGGCGTCGGGCTGCTCCTCGTGGTCGCGCTCGTGCTGTGGATTCCGCTCGGCCTGTACTCGGCCACAGCGGTCGAGGCGATCGTCGTGGGGCTCGGACTGCTGTGGATGGCGACGCTCGTCCGCGTGCTCGCGATCGTCGCACCTGAGGGGTCTCGGCCCTCGGCGCGCCCGTCGCTGAGGCGCGCCCGGCATCCTTCGGGCGGGCCATCGGAAAGATAGGGCATCCGCCCGATGCCCGGGGGCTCAGAGCGGACTGTCGCCGAGCTGTTGTGCCTCTTCGCGCCGGAGACAGTCCGCACATCGGTGGAGGTTGCGAAACTCCCCCTGGCGGCAGAGGCTCCCACGATGGATACTCACTTCCACCACTCGAAGGCAGAAACGCCAGTCAAAGGAGAACGAGGGAAATGGACCAGTATCTGTGGGTTCTGAAGGACAAGGAACGCGACCTCATCCGTGAGCTGGAGCCGCAGCGGCTCGCTGAACTCGACGAGGATGGCCTGCTCGACCTGCACAAGCGAGTCCGGCGGGCGCGCAACAAGCACACGACGAACTACCGTCGCGGTGCTGCTGAGCGAGTCGGCCAGGCGGGCGGCAGAGGTGCTGCTGCCGCCGGCTCCGATAAGGCGCGTGGCCGTGCATATGTGTTCGAAGAAGCTCTGTCGATCATCAGCACGGAACTCGCTCGGGCCGCCCACGACGCAGCCGAGGCGCTCAAGGACGAGCGACTGGCGCGCGCGCGGGCGGGGAAATGGAGCGGACCTGGTGGCGACGCGCCCAGCGATGACGGAGGGGCGGCAGCCGGCCGCATGCGGGAACACCAGCAGACGACCGGCGGCGTGAAGAGGGACGCGTCCACACGAGCGCAGGGAGCGCGCCGACAAGCCAAACGCGACTCACGCTGACGCGCCGTCGACACAACTTCCCTCTGAGACGTCGCGGGCCACCCGCGCCTTTTCCGTGCTGTCCTGAGCCTCGCGGGACCTCGTCGGAAAGTCGGGGGCGCGCTCGCGGGGATGGCGTGGTACGGTAGGCAACGTGCCTCTTCCCGGAGGCGTCATTCATCACCGGCCCGCGAACGCTTGCTGCGACGTGTGTGGCCCGACATCTGGATCCGAATTCTGCGCCGATTGGTTCGGCACGGATCCCCTGAAAACTTCGCCCCTTCCGTTCGGAGGGAGGCTCACTCGTATCCTCCGGTTCTTCCGGTGCGATGCACAAGCCGTGTAAAACAGCGGCTAGATCAACAGAAAGTAGAAACACATGGCCACTGGCACTGTGAAATGGTTCAACGCGGAAAAGGGCTTCGGCTTCATCGCTCCCGATGACGGCTCGGACGACCTCTTCGCCCACTACTCGGCTATCGCCGGCTCCGGTTTCAAGGAGCTCCGCGAGAACCAGAAGGTCGAATTCGACGCTGAGCGTGGCCCCAAGGGCATGCAGGCGGCGAACATCCGCGCTCTCTGAGCGCGCGCTGACTTCCTGAAACCGGTCGGATCCTCACGGATCCGGCCGGTTTTTTCGTGCCTCCGTCGTCGGAACCTCGGGAAGATCCGGGGTGAGGTTCACCTAACCTCCGTGTTAGATTAGGCCAGGCTTACCAAAGGCTGGGCGCTTCATCTGCGCCGCCCCCTCACCCCGAACCCGAAGGGAACGCCTGTGCGCACCTCTCGAATCCTCGCCATCGGCGCGGCCGCCGCGCTCGCCATCGGCCTCTCCGCCTGTGCGTCCTCCGCGCCCGAGTCGACCTCGACCACCGGCGGCAACCCCGCATCCGACGACGCCTTCCCCGTCACCGTCGAGCACGTCTACGGCGAGACAACGATCACCGAGAAGCCCGAGCGCGTCGCTACCGTCGCGTGGGCGAACCACGAGGTGCCGCTGGCCCTGGGCATCGTTCCGGTCGGCATGAGCAAGGCGTCGTGGGGTGACGACGACGACAACGGCGTGCTGCCCTGGGTCGAGGAGAAGCTCGATGAGCTGGGCGCCGAGACGCCGGTGCTGTTCGACGAGACCGACGGCATCGACTACGAAGCCGTCGCCGACACCGAGCCCGACGTGATCCTCGCCGCTTACTCCGGCCTCACGCAGGAGGAGTACGACACCCTCTCCAAGATCGCTCCGGTCATCGCGTACCCGACGGTCGCCTGGGGCACCTCGGTCAACGACATGATCGAGATGGACTCCAAGGCCCTCGGCCTCGAGAAGGAGGGCAAGGCTCTGATCGAGCAGCTGGACGCCGACGCGCAGAAGGCGCTGGAGGCCAACAGCGTGCTGAAGGACAAGAAGGTCCTCTTCTCCTACATCGACCCGACCGACCTCAGTCAGGTCGGTTATTACACGGCGGTCGACACCCGCCCCGGTTACCTCCACGGCCTCGGACTGCCGTTCCCCTCGATCGTCGAGGAGAACAAGGACAGCGACCAGTTCTACCTGACGGTCAGCGCCGAAGAGGCGCAGAAGTTCGATGACGTCGACCTGTTCATCACGTACGGCGATGAGACGATCATCCCCTTGCTGCAGGCCGACCCGCTGCTGTCGAAGATCCCGGCCATCGCCGAGGGGCGCATCGCCGTCCTTCCGGACGCCACCCCCATCGCGGCATCGGCGAACCCGTCGCCGCTGTCCATCCCGTGGGGCCTCAGCGACTACCTCGCGCTCCTGGCTGCACCGCTCGCGCCGTAGTCGTTCGATCCGCCGCAGCGGAGTGAATGCTCAGTGACCTCAGCAACCGTCATCGCACCGGCACCGGGCGCCGCAGACCTGCGGCGCCCGGTGCTGGTGAGAACCATCTGGCTCCTCGTCGGGATCGTGGTGCTCGTCGTCCTCAGCATCCTGTCCATCTCGTTCGGCGTGCGGGCGGTCTCCTTCGACGACATCGCGGCGGCCCTCACCGGCCGCACCGACACGATCGCCGAGGCCGCGATCGTCAAGCGCATCCCCCGCACGGTCCTCGCGCTCCTCGTCGGCGCGGCACTCGCCCTATCCGGAGCGACCATGCAGGCCGTGACGCGGAACCCCATCGCCGACCCCGGCATCCTCGGCGTCTCGAACGGCGCCTCGCTGGCCGTCGTGTGCGGCATCGCCTTCTTCGGCCTCGCCGATCCCTACGGACAGATGGCCTTCGCGATCGCGGGAGCCGGGATCGCCGCTGTCTTCGTCTACACGGTCGGATCGCTCGGACGCGGGGGAGCGACGCCCCTCAAGCTCGCACTCGCGGGTGCCGCCACCTCGGCCGCCTTCGCCTCGCTCATCAGCGCCGTCATGCTCCCTCGCGTCGATCTGCTGCAGACGTTCCAGTCCTGGCAGATCGGCGGCGTCGGCGGGGCGGAGTGGCCGCGCATCGCCCTCACGGCGCCCGTCCTCGCCGTCGGCGCCCTCATCTGCTTCCTCTGCTCCCGGGGGATGAACTCCCTCGCGCTCGGCGACGAGATGGCCAAGGGGCTCGGCGAGAACGTCTTCCGAACGCGCCTGATCTCGGCGCTGGGTGCGGTGATCCTCGCGGGAGCCGCCACCGCGATCGCGGGGCCCATCGGCTTCGTCGGATTGATCATCCCGCACGTGTGCCGCATGCTCGTGGGCACCGATCACCGTTGGCTGCTCCCGTTCTCGGCCATCGCCGGTGCCGCGCTGCTGACCGCGAGTGACATCGTGGGTCGCGTGATCGCCCCGTCGTCGGAGGAGATCCAGGTCGGGATCATCACCGCCATCATCGGAGCGCCGTTCTTCATCTGGATCGTCCGTCGGCAGAAGGTGCGTGAGCTGTGAGGTCGACCGAACACGCCGTGCACACCCTCGACCGGGTCGACGAGCCGGCATCTGCCCGGATCGCCAGGATCGTCGCGGGCCGTCGCTCGCGTCACCGTCGGCACGCGGTCGCCACGATCGTCCTCGGCGTCCTGGTGCTCGCCCTCTTCGCGGTCGCTCTCATGGTGGGAAACACGTTCTACACGCCCGACGAGGTGATCCGCGTGATCCTCGGTGAGACCGTGCCCGGTGCTTCGTTCACCGTCGGCGACCTGCGGCTGCCGCGAGCGGTGCTCGCCGTCCTCACCGGGATCGCCTTCGGCATGGCGGGTGTCTGCTTCCAGACGATGCTGCGCAATCCGCTCGCGTCTCCCGACATCATCGGCATCTCGAACGGTGCCGGTGCCGCGGCCGTGTTCGGCATCATCGTGCTCTCGGTCAACGGTCCTGTCGTGTCGCTGCTCGCCCTGGGCGGCGCCGTCGCCACGGCCCTGGTGATCTATCTGCTCTCGATCAAGGGCGGCTTCGCCGGCACCCGACTCATCCTGATCGGGATCGGGGTCGCGGCGATGCTGCAGAGCATCATCTCGTACATGCTGTCGAGGGCGGCGAACTGGGACATCCAGACCGCGATGCAGTGGTTGACCGGAAGCCTCAACAACGCATCGTGGGAGCGCGTGCTCCCGATGGCGATCGCCGCGGTGGTCATCGTGCCGCTGATGCTGTCGCAGGGGCGTTCGCTCGGAGCCCTCCAGCTCGGAGACGACTCGGCGGCGGGCCTCGGCATCCGGGTCAACGCCACGCGCCTGCTGCTCATCCTCGGTGCGGTCGCGCTCCTCGCTTTCGCGACCGCGGCCACCGGTCCCATCGCCTTCGTCGCGTTCATGGCCGGACCCATCGCGGCGCGCATCACGGGTCCGGGGGCGAATCTGCTCCTGCCGTCGGCCTTCGTCGGCGCCGCGCTCGTGCTCGGCGGCGACCTGATCGGACAGTTCGCCTTCGGCACCCGCTACCCCGTCGGCGTCATCACCGGCGTGGTCGGCGCGCCCTATCTGATCTACCTGCTCATCCGCACCAACCGCTCCGGGGGTTCGCTATGACCGTCTCGCACAGCCTGTCGGCCGAGGGGGTGACGCTCGCCTACGGCGACCGCACCATCATCGACGGCCTCGACCTGCAGATCGCGCCCGGTCGCATCACCACCATCGTGGGCGCGAACGGATGCGGCAAGTCGACGCTGCTGCGCGCGCTCGCCCGCCTGCTGTCTCCGAGCGAAGGCCAGATCGTGCTCGACGGCACCTCGGTGCACACCCGCCCCACCAAGGAGGTCGCGCGCATCCTCGGTCTGCTGCCGCAGTCGCCCGTCGCGCCGGAGGGCATCGCCGTCGCCGACCTGGTCGGCCGCGGAAGGCACCCGCATCAGAAGATGCTCGCGCGGTGGAGCACGCACGACTACGAGGTGGTGGCGGATGCCCTCGACGCGACCGGCATCTCCGACCTCGCCGACCGCAGCGTCGATGAGCTCTCTGGCGGTCAGCGCCAGCGCGTGTGGATCGCGATGGCGCTCGCGCAGGAGACCGACATCCTGCTGCTGGACGAGCCGACGACGTTCCTCGACGTCGCCCACCAGGTCGAGGTGCTCGATCTGCTCACCGATCTGAGCGTCTCGCGCGGCACGACCATCGTGATGGTCCTCCACGACCTCAACCTCGCCGCCCGCTATGCGGACGAGCTGGTGGCCATGAAGGACGGTCGGGTGCACGCGGCGGGGGCCCCGAAGGACATCGTCACCGCCGAACTCGTCGAAGAGGTCTTCGGCCTCGCCAATCAGATCACCATCGATCCGGTCTCCGGCAAGCCGATGGTCACACCCATCGGGAGGCACCATGTCCGCTGAGACGACCACGACCGACCGTCCAACCTATATCCTCACCCGCGCCGAGGTGCGGGCCGTCGTGCGCGTCTCGCCCTCGTTCGTGCGGGTGACCTTCGGTGGCGACGAGCTGAGCGAGTTCGGCACGCCGGGTGAAGTGTTCGACAGTCGCATCAAGCTGGTCTTCCCGCCCGCGACCGGTGTTCTTCCCGACCTCGACCGGGCATCGGACAACTGGTGGCAGACCTTCCTCGCGGTGCCGGAGGAGGAGCGCGGATCGATGCGCACCTACTCCGTGCGCGAGCTGCGCGTCGACGACGAGACCGGGACCGAGGTCGACGTCGATTTCGTGCTGCACCTCGAGCCGGGCCTGACCGGACCCGCGTCGCTGTGGGCGAGCCAGGCCGCGGTCGGGCAGGAGCTGTACCTGGTCGGACCGCGTCGCGGCGTCGATGTCGGCGCGCACGGTGGCGCCGAGTTCGCCCCCGGCACCGCCGCATCGGTCGTGCTCGCGGGGGACGAGACGGCCGCTCCGGCGATCGCCCGCATTCTGGAGGACGCACCTCGGGGCCTGCGCGGCGTCGCCTTCATCGAGGTGCCGTCGCCCGCCGACATCCTGCGCATCGACGTGCCGACCGGCGTCGAGGTGCACTGGCTGCCGCGCGATGCCGGTGAGCCGCACGGTCTGCGCCTGATCCCCGCCGTGCTCGGCTACCTGGGTGACGCCGACGCCGCGGACGAGATCCGGGTAAAGGACATCGACGGCGAGGATCTGCTGTGGGAGACGCCGGAGTACTCCGGGCTCGGCGAGGAGATCGCCGCGGCCGACGCCCCGGCTGAACGCTACTTCTGGATCGCGGGGGAGAGCGGCGTGGTCACCACTCTCCGTCGCCACCTGGTCAAGGACCTGGGTATCGATCGTGGTCAGGTGGCCTTCATGGGCTACTGGCGTCGCGGTGTCGCCATGCGCGGCTGAGGCGCTACCGGCGTCGGCCCGATCGCACATCGCCCCCGTCGCACTCTCCGTCGCTGTGGAGGATCTCGAGCGACCGGAAGGGCGACGGGGGCGGATGCGGCGCGGAGGACCTACTTCGCGAGGAAGGTCTTCAGTGCGGAGTTGACCTCGTCGGCGTGGGTCCACAGCAGACCGTGCGGAGCGCCCTCGACCTCGACGTAGTCGGCCTCCGGCACCGCCTGGTGGAACCGGCGGGCGGTCGCGTCGATCGGGAGGATGTTGTCCTTCGTGCCGTGCAGGATCAGCGTGGGCTTGCCGGCGGTGCGCACCGCCTCCACGTCGGAGCGGAAGTCCTCGATCCATGCCGGCACGACCGCGTAGGCGGCCACGGGGGCACTGCCGATGGCCACGTTCCAGCTGCCGGTGACGGCCTGCTCGCTGATGCGCGATCCGAGGTTCTCGTCGAGGTTGTAGAAGTTCTTGTAGAAGTCGGTGAACCACGCGAAGCGGTCGCCCTTGGCGGCAGCCTCGATGCCGTCGAAGACCTCCTGCGGAACACCCTCGGGGTTGTCGTCGCGCTGCACGAGGAACGGTTCGAGCGAGGCGAGGAAGGCGAGCTTCGCCACGCGCTCGTGGCCGTAGCGGGCGACGTAGCGGGCGAGCTCTCCCGTTCCCATCGAGAAGCCGACGAGAACGACGTCGCGCAGGTCGAGTGTCTCCAGCACCGTGTGGAGGTCGGCGGCGAAGGTGTCGTAGTCGTAGCCGGTGTTGACCTTCGACGATCCGCCGAACCCACGGCGGTCGTAGGTGATGACGCGATAGCCCTGTGCGAGCAGCTCGCGGGTCTGGCGCTCCCAGCTGTGGCCGTCGAGCGGATAGCCGTGGATCAGGACGACGGGCTGGCCCGATCCCTGGTCTTCGTAGTAGAGCTCGATCGGGGTGCTGTTCTCGTTGCCGACGGTGATGTAACCCATGATCCTGATCCTTTCGATCCCGGTGAGAACGATCGTTCTCGCTCGATGTCTCCAATGTAGAGAACGTTCGTTCTCGTGTCAAGTAGACTTCTGGTCATGACCGAAGACGAGGCCCGCGAGCGCATCCTCACCGCCGCCGAAGAGCTCTACTACCGCAAGGGGTACGCGGCCGTGGGCATGGACGAGCTGCGTCAGTTCGCCGGGGTCTCGTTGCGTCGCCTCTACTCGCTCTTCCCCGCGAAGACCGACATCGTCGCGGCGGTCCTCGAGCGCAAGCACGCCCAGTGGGAGTCGGGGCTGTCGGAGGCGGTGGCGGGGGCCGGTGACGATCCTCGTGCGCGGCTGCTCGCCGTCTACGGATACCTCGAGAACTGGTTCTGCGCCGACGACTTCCGCGGCTGCGCCTTCATCAACGCATTCGGCGAGCTCGGCGGCACGAATCCCGAGGTCGCCGAGATCGTGCGCGCACACAAGGCGTCGTTCCAGCAGTACATGGCAGACCTGGTCGCCGAGACGGGCGCTCCCGCGGCGCTCGCCCCACAGCTGTCGATCCTCGCCGAGGGTGCGCAGAGCACGGCCGCGATCTCCGCCGATCCGGCCGTCGCCGTGCAGGCTCGGGGTGCCGCCGAAGTCCTGATCGACGCGGCGTTCGCTCGCTCCTGATCCGAGAGGCGCATTTGCCTCACCTGGTTAGCGAAACGGGGATCGGGTGTCAACCCCGATGCGCTCCGCTCGCGGTCCCCGTATCGTTCGACGCATGGAATCACGCACGAAGGGCATCGGTCGCCAGACGCTGATCATCTCCGCGGCGACGTTCATGCTGATCGCGGCCACCATCGGGGCGGGAGCTTTCGGTGGAACATCCGTCGACGACCTGCAGGACGGCGCGCTCTCGGCGCAGGGGTCGTATCTCGCCCCGGCGGGACCGGCCTTCTCGATCTGGTCGCTCATCTACCTCGGCTTGATCGCCTACACGGTGTGGCAGGCGTTCCCGGCGCAGCGGCAGGATCCTCGCCAGCAGGCCGTGGGCGGATGGATCGCCGCATCGATGGTGCTGAACGGCTTGTGGCTGGTGACGGCGCAGTACCTCACGCTGTGGCTCACGGTCATCGTGATCGCGCTGCTGCTGGCCGTGCTCGCCCGGGTGATCGTGGTGCTCGGACGCTTCCCGGCACGCAACCTCGCCGATCGCATCCTCACCGACGGCGCGAACGGTCTGCACTTCGGCTGGGTCACGATCGCGACCGTCGCGAACACGGCTGCCTGGCTCACGCAGATCGCTCCCGAGAGCTGGGCGCAGGCGGCGGATGCCTGGGCGATCGCCGTGCTGGCCGTTGTCCTGGTGATCGGCGCAGCCGCGGCATGGATCACCGGACGCATCGCTCCGGCCCTCGCGACGGCCTGGGGTCTGTCCTGGCTCGCCGTGGGCAGGCTCACGGGAGAGCCTGCGAGCACCCCGACCGCCGTCGCTGCGATCGTCGTGGCCGTCGTGCTGGTGCTCGTCGCCGTTGTCGCCGCGATCCGTCGGAGGAGTTCCGCGGCTCAGAGCACCAGTCGGTAGCCCATCCCGGCTTCGGTGAGCAGGTGCACGGGAGCACCGGGCGCCTGTTCGAGCTTCTTGCGCAGCTGCGACATGTACAGGCGCAGGTAGCCCGAGTCGGAGACCTGCTCGCTGCCCCAGATCTCCTTCAACAGATCCTGGCGGGTGACCAGAGCCCCCGGATGCCGGGACAGGTGCTCGAGCATCCGCCACTCGGTCGGGGTCAGGTGCACGCGCGCGCCGCCGCGGGTCACGGTCTTGGTCGCGAGGTCGACCACCACGTCGCCGAATGCCACGGTCGATTCGCCACTGGCCGGGATCGAGCGACGGGAGAGCGCGCGCAGACGTGCGAGCAGCTCGTCGACCTGGAACGGCTTGGTCACGAAGTCGTCGGCTCCGGCGTCGAGCGCCTCCACCTTGTCGGCCGAGCCCGTGCGGCCGGACACCACGATGATCGGCACGTTGGTCCACCCGCGCAGCGCCTGGATCACCTCGATGCCGTCGAGCCGGGGCATGCCCAGGTCGAGCATGATGAGGTCGGGGTGGGTCTGCGCGGCGGCGGCGATCGCGGCGGCGCCGTCGGGGGCCACCACCACCTCGTATCCGTGCGCGGCCAGGGTGATCCTCAGGGCTCGAACCATCTGCGGGTCGTCGTCGGCGATGAGGAGCTTCACTCCGTGCCCTCCGTGTCGCGGGGTCCTGCAGCCAGCGGCAGGGAAATGACCATGGTGAGGCCTCCACCAGGAGTGTCCTCGGGTGTCAGGGTACCGCCCATCCCCTCGGTGAACCCGCGCGACAGGGCGAGTCCGAGCCCGAGTCCTGTCGTGTTGTCGGTGTCGCCGAATCGCTGGAACGGCTGGAAGATGCGGTCGCGCCGCTCAGGCGAGACGCCTTCTCCGCGGTCGATGATGCGGATCTCGGCCCGATCACCGAGGGCGCTCGTAGACACGATGACCCGGGTGTCATCCGGGGAGTGCCGGTGCGCATTGGCGATCACGTTGACCAGCACGCGCAGGAGCAGCACCGGGTCGGCGTGCAGCGGGGGCAGGTCGGGGTCGAGAGCCAGTTCGACGTCCGACGGACCGAGGCCCAGTTCGTCCACGGCCGCGAGCACGCAGCCGGCGGCATCCATCCGAGACGAGGACACGGCGAGCACGCCCGCCTGCACGCGGCTCACGTCGAGCAGATCGGTCACCAGCGTCGACAGCGTCGCCAGACTCTCGTCGGCGGTGGCGAGCAGCTCCCCGCGATCGGATGCCGACAGGCCGTGGGAGCCGCGAAGGCCGCCGATGGCCGCGACCGCCGAGGCGAGCGGGCGCCGGAGATCGTGGCTGACGGCCGACAGCAGGGCGCTGCGCACCTGATCGGTCTCGGCCAGCGCCTCGGCCTCGCTCGCAGTCGCACGAAGGTCGGTGTGCTCGATCGCGGCCGACAACTGGGCGACGATCGCGTCCAGCAGACGACGCTCGGGTCCGGCGAGGGGCTCACCGTTCAGCTCCAGCACCGCGCGGGGTCCGCCGCCGGGGACGACACCGACCGGGATGGTCGTGGCACGCCCGTCGGCCAGGGGTTCGCCGTCGCTGGCGAGCACCTCGCCGTCGGGTGCGAGCAGGCGCACGCCGCTGAGGCCGAACGCCTCCCGGGTGCGGCTGACCAGCGCCAGCACGGCGTTGTCACCGCGGAGCACGTTGCCGGCGACCGCGGCGAGCAGTTCGGCTTCGGCCGCGGCGCGCTGGGCGGTGCGGGCGCGACGCGCGG
This DNA window, taken from Microbacterium maritypicum, encodes the following:
- a CDS encoding iron-siderophore ABC transporter substrate-binding protein is translated as MRTSRILAIGAAAALAIGLSACASSAPESTSTTGGNPASDDAFPVTVEHVYGETTITEKPERVATVAWANHEVPLALGIVPVGMSKASWGDDDDNGVLPWVEEKLDELGAETPVLFDETDGIDYEAVADTEPDVILAAYSGLTQEEYDTLSKIAPVIAYPTVAWGTSVNDMIEMDSKALGLEKEGKALIEQLDADAQKALEANSVLKDKKVLFSYIDPTDLSQVGYYTAVDTRPGYLHGLGLPFPSIVEENKDSDQFYLTVSAEEAQKFDDVDLFITYGDETIIPLLQADPLLSKIPAIAEGRIAVLPDATPIAASANPSPLSIPWGLSDYLALLAAPLAP
- a CDS encoding FecCD family ABC transporter permease produces the protein MTSATVIAPAPGAADLRRPVLVRTIWLLVGIVVLVVLSILSISFGVRAVSFDDIAAALTGRTDTIAEAAIVKRIPRTVLALLVGAALALSGATMQAVTRNPIADPGILGVSNGASLAVVCGIAFFGLADPYGQMAFAIAGAGIAAVFVYTVGSLGRGGATPLKLALAGAATSAAFASLISAVMLPRVDLLQTFQSWQIGGVGGAEWPRIALTAPVLAVGALICFLCSRGMNSLALGDEMAKGLGENVFRTRLISALGAVILAGAATAIAGPIGFVGLIIPHVCRMLVGTDHRWLLPFSAIAGAALLTASDIVGRVIAPSSEEIQVGIITAIIGAPFFIWIVRRQKVREL
- a CDS encoding DUF998 domain-containing protein, giving the protein MEQDAKLRGETRAVWATVICFGVGTAVAVLILAGDARPLTGEGALAMPAAVIAGVIASAAFLASTLMHRRGETRSMPRWQAVISDLSTGALTVAFGAVTMMGVLLASEVLAAGLQGLQLAALGGGLLTGVVSAVGGRFAFGAGVGLRTADLAALLFGFLVIGTLFAMVTADDPRWWEQNFSQLGSGSWAFNGTLVVAGLLVATVGSYIGRDLHRLRGDGVLSRIAVVVALWAATGVALAAVGLLPLNRVPIPHDIAAFATLVLFAVAAATTVTSIPGHPRALLVTSVGVGLLLVVALVLWIPLGLYSATAVEAIVVGLGLLWMATLVRVLAIVAPEGSRPSARPSLRRARHPSGGPSER
- a CDS encoding alpha/beta fold hydrolase; amino-acid sequence: MGYITVGNENSTPIELYYEDQGSGQPVVLIHGYPLDGHSWERQTRELLAQGYRVITYDRRGFGGSSKVNTGYDYDTFAADLHTVLETLDLRDVVLVGFSMGTGELARYVARYGHERVAKLAFLASLEPFLVQRDDNPEGVPQEVFDGIEAAAKGDRFAWFTDFYKNFYNLDENLGSRISEQAVTGSWNVAIGSAPVAAYAVVPAWIEDFRSDVEAVRTAGKPTLILHGTKDNILPIDATARRFHQAVPEADYVEVEGAPHGLLWTHADEVNSALKTFLAK
- a CDS encoding siderophore-interacting protein, producing MSAETTTTDRPTYILTRAEVRAVVRVSPSFVRVTFGGDELSEFGTPGEVFDSRIKLVFPPATGVLPDLDRASDNWWQTFLAVPEEERGSMRTYSVRELRVDDETGTEVDVDFVLHLEPGLTGPASLWASQAAVGQELYLVGPRRGVDVGAHGGAEFAPGTAASVVLAGDETAAPAIARILEDAPRGLRGVAFIEVPSPADILRIDVPTGVEVHWLPRDAGEPHGLRLIPAVLGYLGDADAADEIRVKDIDGEDLLWETPEYSGLGEEIAAADAPAERYFWIAGESGVVTTLRRHLVKDLGIDRGQVAFMGYWRRGVAMRG
- a CDS encoding TetR/AcrR family transcriptional regulator — protein: MTEDEARERILTAAEELYYRKGYAAVGMDELRQFAGVSLRRLYSLFPAKTDIVAAVLERKHAQWESGLSEAVAGAGDDPRARLLAVYGYLENWFCADDFRGCAFINAFGELGGTNPEVAEIVRAHKASFQQYMADLVAETGAPAALAPQLSILAEGAQSTAAISADPAVAVQARGAAEVLIDAAFARS
- a CDS encoding FecCD family ABC transporter permease; the encoded protein is MRSTEHAVHTLDRVDEPASARIARIVAGRRSRHRRHAVATIVLGVLVLALFAVALMVGNTFYTPDEVIRVILGETVPGASFTVGDLRLPRAVLAVLTGIAFGMAGVCFQTMLRNPLASPDIIGISNGAGAAAVFGIIVLSVNGPVVSLLALGGAVATALVIYLLSIKGGFAGTRLILIGIGVAAMLQSIISYMLSRAANWDIQTAMQWLTGSLNNASWERVLPMAIAAVVIVPLMLSQGRSLGALQLGDDSAAGLGIRVNATRLLLILGAVALLAFATAATGPIAFVAFMAGPIAARITGPGANLLLPSAFVGAALVLGGDLIGQFAFGTRYPVGVITGVVGAPYLIYLLIRTNRSGGSL
- a CDS encoding ABC transporter ATP-binding protein, whose translation is MTVSHSLSAEGVTLAYGDRTIIDGLDLQIAPGRITTIVGANGCGKSTLLRALARLLSPSEGQIVLDGTSVHTRPTKEVARILGLLPQSPVAPEGIAVADLVGRGRHPHQKMLARWSTHDYEVVADALDATGISDLADRSVDELSGGQRQRVWIAMALAQETDILLLDEPTTFLDVAHQVEVLDLLTDLSVSRGTTIVMVLHDLNLAARYADELVAMKDGRVHAAGAPKDIVTAELVEEVFGLANQITIDPVSGKPMVTPIGRHHVR
- a CDS encoding cold-shock protein is translated as MATGTVKWFNAEKGFGFIAPDDGSDDLFAHYSAIAGSGFKELRENQKVEFDAERGPKGMQAANIRAL
- a CDS encoding tryptophan-rich sensory protein; amino-acid sequence: MESRTKGIGRQTLIISAATFMLIAATIGAGAFGGTSVDDLQDGALSAQGSYLAPAGPAFSIWSLIYLGLIAYTVWQAFPAQRQDPRQQAVGGWIAASMVLNGLWLVTAQYLTLWLTVIVIALLLAVLARVIVVLGRFPARNLADRILTDGANGLHFGWVTIATVANTAAWLTQIAPESWAQAADAWAIAVLAVVLVIGAAAAWITGRIAPALATAWGLSWLAVGRLTGEPASTPTAVAAIVVAVVLVLVAVVAAIRRRSSAAQSTSR